The genomic DNA gtgcgtgcgcgcttgGTGAATTTAAAGACAGATGCCTTGCTTAATcagtagttatttatttagaaGATTTTTCTTTACAGATAACTCTTGAGAGTGTGAGTGGATgagtcggagtgtgtgtgtgtgtgtgtgtgtgtgtgtgttcatttcccGTAGATGTCCATCATTTTGCGGTTGCTGTCGGCCTGCTGGGCGATCTGTTCCGCGCGGGCCATCTCTAGAACCTCGCGCAGCAGGTGGAACGTCAGGTCCAGGGAGATGGGCGGTTCCTCGGAGCGCCGCGCTCTCTCCGGTTCCGCCGGGTCCGGTTCCGGTTCCGTGTCCGGTTCCGTGTCCAGCCTCTGGGTCATCTGGAGCCGCAGCGCGCGGTTAACGGTGGTCTCTCCTCCTGCGTGcccagcgcgcgcgcgcgtgtgtgtgtgtgtgtgtgtgtgtgtgtgtgtgccccgtgAGCGCAGGGGAGCGCGTGCGGCGATGAAGTACTCCTCGCCCAGACGCATCAGCAGCGGCAGCTCGTGTGTGTTCTCGACCGGCAGCACGTGTGTGTTCTCGCCCggcgggatgtgtgtgttgtcgccCGGCCGCTCCTCGGACTGACCCCAGCTGCAGCGCGGCGCCATGGCCACCAGCACGGTTACCGCGGAGACCAGCAGCTTCAGCCTCATCTCCGCGCACCAAGTCTGGACAAACGACACGATCACCAAAACagctttagacacacacacacacacacacacacacaaaggacatgATCACCAAAACagctttagacacacacacacacacacacacacacacacgatcagcaAAACAACTCTGAACTAGTACATACAAAGGACATGATCACCAAaacagctttacacacacacacacacacacacacacacacaaaggacatgATCACCAAaacagctttacacacacacacacacacacacacacacacacaaaggacatgATCACCAAAACAGctttacacacactaacacagaggaCACAGCTCTAGCTACTCAACTCAATTCATTAAGAACTTCCTCTAACCAGTACATCacttggagtgtgtgtctgtgtgtttgtgtgtgtgttcctcaaacTAGTACAtcatttgggtgtgtgtttgtgtgtgtgttcctcaaacTAGTACAtcatttgggtgtgtgtttgtgtgtgtgttcctcaaacTAGTACAtcatttgggtgtgtgtttgtgtgtgtgttcctcagacAGCTAACGCCCCGGACGTCACCAGACAGCTACAGGAGCACGGAGCTCAGACTTGTTACTAAGAGCGCATGACCAAATACATATCTTACTATTATGCTATTATAATTATCTATACTATTATCTTACACACGTATTATCATTTTAACCAAATACATATATTACTATTATAACCACACGTATAATACATATCTTACTATTATAACCACACGTATAATACATATCTTACTATTATAACCACACGTATAATACATATCTTACTATTATAGCCACACGTATTATCATTTTAACCCAATGCATATCTTACTATTATAACCACACGTATTATCATTTTAGCCAAATCCATATATTGTTATCATAACCAAAtccatatattattattttcaccTATTACATATCATTATTAATACATATTGATGGCTATTATTATTTTCACCTATTACACATCATTATTAATACATATTGATGGCTATTATTATTTTCACCTATTACATATCATTATTAATACATATTGATGGCTGAATGTATCCGCGCGTGCGCCTGGTGGCTTTCCTGCTGCTGTTCGGCCGCTCGCGACCTTCTGGACTCACCTGTCCGCTCCTccgagaagtgtgtgtgtgcgccgctcTCTCGGTCCGCTGGCTGGTGATGCTGGAGGTGGAACCCTGGTGCTCTTTAGCGACGCTTCGTCTGACCGCTCGTAGCGCGAGACCCGCCGCAGTATATATAACgcacgccgcacacacacaccccccgcgAGACCCGCCGCAGTATATATAACgcacgccgcacacacacaccccccgcgAGACCCGCCGCAGTATATATAacgcgccgcacacacacaccccccgcgAGACCCGCCGCAGTATATATAACGCACGCCACGTaccctcacaccccccccccccccccccccccccgcgggAACACCTGCGCAATACACAACCGCCCGCCACCTCTGAGTCACACTGGACCCAGTGAAgggttgttgatgatgatgattaggattttgtgtgtgtgtgtgtgacagtgtgagagtgtgagagtgtgaatgtgttttgccaATTCGATTGAAAGTTCTTGGGATGTGTCTTTGCGCTAAATGAATCCCGGGCACCGAATCTCGGCTGCAATTAGCGCGCTCTCCCGGGAGTGTGATGTggcgcgtgggtgtgtgtgtgtgtgtgtgtgtgtgtgtgtgtgtgtgtgtgtgtaatgtggcgCGTGGGCCCGTGTCCTGCTGCTGATTGAAAGATCGCCTCTTTAATTACGCGCCACGAgcaacaaataacaacaaataacaacaactgATTCTGTGAGCGATGCCGTATATTTGCAATCAATTAGCGCCAGTTTCATTTGGGATTAAACGGGTCaaaaaacctgtgtgtgtgtgtgtgtgtgtgtgtgtgtgtgtgtgtgtgtgtgtgtgtgaataaaagcCACCTGATCGTCTTCATAATTACCGCAGGAGCGCGCGCGCTTCAGCTCGTGTCTCAATTATCGCCGCATTACGCAGATAACGAGCGCGTCCGTCGCCAGGCCAGCTGACACGACGCGTTACGGCAGGTGCGCGAGCCACCTCTCTGCCAAGTGGAGCGGGAAGTCGGAGGAGACGCGCGTGACCTTTTACATCTCCAATGTTGCTTTGAGTCGCGCGGGACAAGCCACCCGCGGCGAATTCTATCACAGCGAATAAGAGCTCTGGGCGCAAa from Sardina pilchardus chromosome 2, fSarPil1.1, whole genome shotgun sequence includes the following:
- the LOC134099977 gene encoding corticoliberin-1, whose product is MRLKLLVSAVTVLVAMAPRCSWGQSEERPGDNTHIPPGENTHVLPVENTHELPLLMRLGEEYFIAARAPLRSRGTHTHTHTHTHTRARAGHAGGETTVNRALRLQMTQRLDTEPDTEPEPDPAEPERARRSEEPPISLDLTFHLLREVLEMARAEQIAQQADSNRKMMDIYGK